The following are encoded together in the Halanaerobiales bacterium genome:
- a CDS encoding DUF501 domain-containing protein: MKVSNKEYNLIKKQIEREPDNLLEIAKYCPFSYPAVLIVKPYENSIVFPTTYWLSCPYFVKEVSKIEDKGLIQKLTSKLKNDREFRLTLKKAHKNYAKKRLEYLDKNLEDLPDGIRDVLVNSGVGGIIDKEGVKCLHTHLADYLVNGLNPVGEIVFNKLDWPDSCDICSKLMNKEKGGSQ; this comes from the coding sequence CTAATAAAGAATATAACTTAATTAAAAAACAAATTGAGAGAGAACCTGATAATTTATTAGAAATAGCAAAATATTGTCCTTTTTCTTATCCCGCAGTTTTAATAGTAAAACCTTATGAAAATTCTATTGTATTTCCTACAACCTACTGGTTGAGTTGTCCCTATTTTGTAAAAGAAGTAAGTAAAATTGAAGATAAAGGATTAATACAAAAGTTAACTTCAAAATTAAAAAATGATAGGGAATTTAGATTAACTTTAAAAAAAGCACATAAAAATTATGCCAAAAAAAGATTAGAATATTTAGATAAAAATCTTGAAGATTTACCTGATGGCATTAGAGATGTTTTAGTGAATTCAGGAGTAGGTGGCATAATTGATAAAGAAGGGGTAAAATGTTTACATACTCATTTAGCTGATTACCTGGTTAATGGATTAAATCCAGTTGGAGAAATTGTATTTAATAAATTGGATTGGCCCGATAGTTGTGATATTTGTAGTAAGTTAATGAACAAAGAAAAGGGAGGTTCTCAATGA